In the genome of Montipora foliosa isolate CH-2021 chromosome 3, ASM3666993v2, whole genome shotgun sequence, one region contains:
- the LOC137996288 gene encoding uncharacterized protein DDB_G0267764-like — protein sequence MYIYLEDPTRIASSSEEELASPDSNNDQILSNREEDLLLASSDSNNECSQDTINHGPNITNSEEDLLLASSDSNNECSQDTINHGPNITNSEEDLLLASSDSNNECSQDTINHGPNITNSEEDLLLASSDSNNECSQDTINHGPNITNSEEDLLLASSDSNNGCSQDTIMDSLEDARPANAKQYTWRMSGMSKDEVEATCNNSKKEKRPGCKKNVTRRTIKKHLIEGSPKKSEKHRERNCRK from the exons ATGTACATTTATCTGGAGGATCCAACACGCATTGCATCTAGCAGTGAGGAGGAACTGGCCTCTCCAGACTCAAATAAT GACCAAATATTATCCAATAGGGAGGAAGATTTACTTTTAGCATCCTCAGACTCGAACAATGAATGTAGTCAAGATACAATTAATCATG GACCCAATATAACCAATAGTGAGGAAGATTTACTTTTAGCATCTTCAGACTCGAACAATGAATGTAGTCAAGATACAATTAATCATG GACCCAATATAACCAATAGTGAGGAAGATTTACTTTTAGCATCCTCAGACTCGAACAATGAATGTAGTCAAGATACAATTAATCATG GACCCAATATAACCAATAGTGAGGAAGATTTACTTTTAGCATCCTCAGACTCGAACAATGAATGTAGTCAAGATACAATTAATCATG GACCCAATATAACCAATAGTGAGGAAGATTTACTTTTAGCATCTTCAGACTCGAATAATGGATGTAGTCAAGATACGATCATG GACTCCCTAGAGGATGCACGTCCAG CCAATGCCAAACAATACACATGGCGAATGTCTGGTATGAGCAAAGACGAAG tTGAAGCTACATGTAACAATAGCAAGAAGGAGAAGCGTCCCGGCTGCAAAAAGAATGTTACAAGGAGGACAATAAAGAAGCATCTGATAGAGGGATCTCCGAAGAAAAGTGAGAAGCACAGGGAAAGGAATTGcagaaagtaa